The Carassius auratus strain Wakin chromosome 5, ASM336829v1, whole genome shotgun sequence genome includes a window with the following:
- the LOC113075803 gene encoding prostaglandin E synthase-like, which yields MLGSDVLLCFIFYSTLLVLKMYIIAIITGQVRLRKKAFANPEDAERHGGVQFCRTDPYVERCRRAHLNDMENIFPFLFLGAIYSMTGPSYAVARLHFLVFFLGRILHSVAYLLALKAPTRSFAYVIAQVPCVSMAIQIILEVASFA from the exons ATGCTCGGAAGCGATGTGCTTTTGTGCTTCATCTTCTACAGCACGCTCCTAGTCTTAAAGATGTACATCATTGCCATCATCACGGGCCAAGTGAGACTTAGGAAAAAG GCGTTTGCTAATCCAGAGGACGCCGAGAGACACGGAGGTGTGCAGTTCTGCCGCACTGATCCATATGTGGAACGCTGTAGGAG agcacaCTTGAATGACATGGAGAAcattttcccctttttatttCTCGGAGCCATCTACTCCATGACAGGCCCCTCGTATGCAGTTGCACGACTTCATTTTCTGGTCTTTTTCCTGGGTCGAATTCTTCACAGCGTTGCGTACCTGTTGGCACTCAAAGCACCAACGCGTTCATTTGCATACGTCATCGCTCAGGTGCCTTGCGTTTCCATGGCAATACAGATTATCCTGGAAGTAGCCTCATTCGCTTGA